The following proteins come from a genomic window of Schistocerca cancellata isolate TAMUIC-IGC-003103 chromosome 10, iqSchCanc2.1, whole genome shotgun sequence:
- the LOC126106877 gene encoding zinc finger and BTB domain-containing protein 44-like isoform X3, with translation MNESNNVYLRWSKHQATLVSVFDGLLGSEKLTDCTISAEGHHLRAHKIILSACSPYFEELFSENYEKHPIIILHDVKYNVFKALLDFMYRGELNVPQEQLSDVLKLSESLQVRGLSGSGCVDDANTQKGSGKNVRSVSLETLPTQPASVSCFTSDQNEPEENMQSIRDRHPCVLSQGGGSVEVDPISRKSRKNINHSDSDKGTGQNAFEVITPDLDSVHQRQVLATKPNSTGGPGDSSTQMLNTLLSGSHTTVCSLSYTPVLHQSACSELQSDSAEMTIVENERFLIPEVVLRDKKSASLSVHKEDVSLETEPEVLENHMEIVEDLTLDDDDDYPSADDYRDVCNSAEIDIREVRSMSESLTYKENFCTQGVNNMHAAFGSDYMRNMSLTAPQTVLCKRYSCHSCGKSYRHPQGLWRHMKHQCGKDPQFQCPRCNYRCARKDNLKVHMATRRCMMQEKCALFEGNV, from the coding sequence ATGAATGAGAGCAACAATGTTTATTTGAGGTGGAGTAAGCATCAAGCTACTTTGGTGTCTGTTTTTGATGGTCTGTTGGGCAGTGAGAAGTTAACGGACTGCACAATTAGTGCTGAGGGGCATCATTTAAGAGCACATAAGATAATTCTTTCAGCATGTAGTCCATATTTTGAGGAGCTGTTCTCTGAAAACTATGAGAAGCACCCAATTATTATTCTGCATGATGTAAAATACAATGTGTTTAAGGCTTTGCTGGACTTTATGTACCGTGGTGAACTAAATGTACCGCAAGAGCAGCTTAGTGACGTTCTTAAGCTGTCAGAGTCCCTTCAGGTAAGGGGACTGTCTGGCAGCGGATGTGTGGATGACGCCAACACGCAGAAAGGCAGTGGAAAAAATGTTCGATCAGTATCTCTAGAAACTCTCCCAACCCAGCCTGCTTCTGTGTCATGCTTTACCTCAGACCAGAATGAGCCAGAAGAAAACATGCAGTCAATTAGAGACAGGCATCCGTGTGTGTTGTCTCAGGGAGGAGGTTCTGTGGAAGTAGACCCAATTTCTCGAAAGTCCAGAAAAAATATCAATCACTCTGATTCTGATAAGGGAACaggtcagaatgcatttgaagttaTTACTCCTGATCTTGATAGTGTGCATCAAAGGCAAGTACTGGCCACAAAACCTAACTCAACTGGTGGACCAGGTGACAGCTCAACTCAGATGCTAAATACCTTGCTGTCTGGTAGCCACACCACTGTATGTTCATTGTCATACACCCCAGTCCTTCATCAGTCTGCATGTAGTGAGTTGCAGAGTGACAGTGCGGAAATGACCATTGTGGAAAATGAACGATTTTTAATACCTGAAGTGGTATTACGTGACAAAAAGTCAGCAAGCCTAAGTGTACACAAGGAAGATGTATCACTAGAAACCGAACCTGAGGTCCTTGAAAATCACATGGAAATTGTAGAAGACCTTACTCTCGATGACGACGACGATTATCCTAGTGCCGATGATTATCGTGATGTTTGTAACAGTGCTGAAATTGACATTAGGGAAGTCAGGAGTATGAGTGAAAGCCTAACATACAAAGAGAATTTTTGCACTCAAGGGGTTAACAATATGCATGCAGCATTTGGCAGTGATTATATGAGAAACATGTCTTTGACAGCACCACAGACAGTATTATGTAAACGGTATAGTTGTCATTCTTGTGGGAAGTCTTACCGGCATCCACAAGGGCTGTGGAGACACATGAAGCATCAGTGTGGTAAAGACCCACAGTTTCAGTGTCCCCGCTGCAATTATCGGTGTGCTAGAAAGGATAATTTAAAAGTGCATATGGCTACTCGCCGTTGTATGATGCAGGAGAAGTGTGCACTTTTTGAAGGGAATGTGTGA
- the LOC126106877 gene encoding longitudinals lacking protein, isoforms N/O/W/X/Y-like isoform X2 has protein sequence MNESNNVYLRWSKHQATLVSVFDGLLDSEKLTDCTVSAEGHHLRAHKIILSACSPYFDELFSENCEKHPIIILHDVKYNVLKALLDFMYRGELNVPQEQLNDILKLSDSLRVRGLSGSGCVNNVDMQKRSERNARSVSPGTHSSQPASVSCFTSVQNERGEHVQSFRESPPRVSSQEGGSVEVDSISKAVQKSRKNINHTGADEGTAQNAFEVITPDVDSVDKLPSQKKVLATTHNSTVGPVDSSSQVLKTLLPVSNTTVCSSSYTLIPHQSSSRELQNSSGEMTIAKNERFLIPEAVLPDERSESLSAHQVEVSLETKPEALETNVEIVEDLTLDDEDDYAGAGDYRDVCNSVEVDIGEVTRASEDLTYEEIFCAQEVNNTCSPFGSVDLSNVSLSASQIVLRNRFICHSCGKSYQHQSGLWRHAKFQCGKEPQFQCPRCNYRCARSDHLKKHMASLRCQMQKKYALFGADV, from the coding sequence ATGAATGAGAGCAACAATGTTTATTTGAGGTGGAGTAAGCATCAAGCTACTTTGGTGTCTGTTTTTGATGGTCTGTTGGACAGTGAGAAGTTAACAGACTGCACAGTTAGTGCTGAGGGGCATCATTTAAGAGCACACAAGATAATTCTCTCGGCCTGTAGTCCATATTTTGACGAACTGTTCTCTGAAAACTGTGAAAAGCACCCAATTATTATTTTGCATGATGTAAAATACAATGTGCTTAAGGCTTTGCTGGACTTTATGTACCGTGGTGAACTAAATGTACCGCAAGAGCAGCTTAATGATATTCTTAAACTCTCGGATTCCCTTCGGGTAAGGGGACTGTCTGGCAGTGGGTGTGTGAACAACGTCGACATGCAgaaaagaagtgaaagaaatgCACGatcagtgtctccaggaacacactCGTCGCAACCTGCATCTGTGTCATGCTTTACCTCGGTTCAGAATGAGCGAGGAGAACACGTGCAGTCATTTAGAGAAAGCCCTCCACGTGTGTCTTCCCAAGAAGGAGGTTCTGTGGAAGTGGACTCCATTTCTAAAGCTGTTCAAAAGTCCAGAAAAAATATCAATCACACTGGTGCTGATGAGGGAACAGCTCAAAATGCATTTGAAGTCATTACGCCTGATGTTGATAGTGTGGATAAACTTCCATCTCAAAAGAAAGTACTGGCCACAACCCATAACTCAACTGTTGGACCAGTTGACAGCTCATCTCAGGTGCTAAAAACCTTGCTGCCTGTAAGCAACACCACTGTATGTTCGTCATCATACACTCTGATTCCTCATCAGTCGTCAAGTAGGGAGTTGCAAAACTCTAGTGGGGAAATGACCATTGCGAAAAATGAACGGTTTTTAATACCGGAAGCAGTATTACCTGATGAAAGGTCAGAAAGTCTTAGTGCACACCAGGTTGAGGTATCTCTAGAAACAAAACCAGAGGCCCTTGAGACTAATGTGGAAATTGTAGAAGACCTTACTCTCGATGACGAAGATGATTATGCTGGTGCCGGTGATTATCGTGATGTTTGTAACAGTGTTGAAGTTGACATTGGGGAAGTCACGAGAGCGAGTGAAGATCTTACATACGAAGAGATTTTTTGCGCTCAGGAAGTTAATAATACGTGTTCACCATTTGGCAGTGTTGATTTGAGTAACGTGTCTCTGTCAGCATCTCAGATAGTATTACGTAATCGGTTTATTTGTCATTCTTGTGGGAAGTCTTACCAGCATCAATCAGGGCTGTGGAGACATGCGAAGTTCCAGTGTGGCAAAGAACCGCAGTTTCAGTGTCCTCGCTGCAATTATCGCTGTGCTAGGAGTgatcatttaaaaaaacatatggCTTCTCTTCGTTGCCAGATGCAGAAAAAATATGCTCTTTTTGGAGCGGATGTGTAA